A stretch of the Acidobacteriota bacterium genome encodes the following:
- a CDS encoding carboxypeptidase regulatory-like domain-containing protein, which yields MRLRRRGTSISLVSVLLLAGAAAAPVTAHAQDQAGITGRVVDETEAALPGVTVEARSPALIEQVRTVFTDSAGNYRFITLPPGAYSVTFTLPGFRRVVREGVVLTGAFVAPVDARLEVGGLEETVMVTGVAPLVDVVSNRQQTVLTTEEINTLPGSANVLTAMQYVPGVQGNWNSESLGAVIHGSDGPDSQPHVDGIKSGMQLGSRNSFVGGIGLLTDEGSGPPSTRTSARRPAPSPWTRTPPAPTTGSTPAASSGNWRTAGPSAGCGTAGATPASAGGTT from the coding sequence ATGCGACTGCGGCGGAGGGGAACATCGATTTCTCTGGTTTCGGTGCTGCTGCTGGCCGGCGCCGCCGCGGCGCCGGTCACGGCGCATGCCCAGGACCAGGCCGGCATCACGGGAAGGGTCGTCGACGAGACCGAGGCGGCGCTACCCGGCGTGACGGTCGAGGCGCGCAGCCCCGCCCTGATCGAGCAGGTACGCACGGTCTTCACGGACAGCGCGGGCAACTACCGTTTCATCACGCTGCCGCCGGGCGCCTACTCCGTAACGTTCACGCTCCCGGGATTCCGGCGCGTCGTGCGCGAAGGCGTCGTGCTGACGGGCGCCTTCGTGGCGCCGGTCGACGCGCGGCTCGAGGTCGGCGGACTCGAGGAGACGGTGATGGTCACCGGCGTGGCTCCGCTGGTCGACGTCGTGAGCAACCGTCAGCAGACGGTGCTGACCACCGAGGAGATCAACACGCTGCCCGGCTCGGCCAACGTGCTGACCGCCATGCAGTACGTGCCGGGGGTGCAGGGAAACTGGAACAGCGAGTCACTGGGCGCGGTCATCCACGGATCGGACGGCCCGGACAGCCAGCCCCACGTCGACGGCATCAAGAGCGGCATGCAGCTCGGCTCCCGCAACTCGTTCGTGGGCGGCATCGGCCTGCTGACGGACGAGGGATCGGGCCCTCCTTCAACCCGAACTTCGGCACGCCGACCAGCGCCGTCACCCTGGACCCGGACGCCCCCCGCACCCACAACTGGGAGTACTCCGGCGGCATCGAGCGGCAATTGGCGGACGGCTGGTCCATCAGCGGGATGTGGCACCGCCGGAGCTACTCCGGCTTCCGCTGGCGGGACAACCTGA
- the pheA gene encoding prephenate dehydratase, whose protein sequence is MRIAYQGEPGAYSEAAALRFNPNADPLPRPSFDDVFNAVAKGEATHGILPIENTIGGSIHRNYDLLLEHELPIVAEVKQPIVHHLLVREGTRLEDVRKVYSHPQGLAQCERFLRTLDGVEMAPTYDTAGSAKMIKEQDLDGCAAIASERAAEVFGLTILRTGVQDFADNCTRFLIVSRDPAPLGTPDKTTIVFTVSNGPGALFKALSVFALRDIDLAKLESRPIPDKPFEYLFYADVAANRNDLRCARALMHLAEFAPSLRTLGSYRAWREPEA, encoded by the coding sequence ATGCGCATCGCCTATCAGGGGGAGCCGGGGGCCTACAGCGAAGCCGCCGCCCTGCGCTTCAACCCCAACGCCGATCCGTTGCCGCGGCCGTCTTTCGACGACGTGTTCAACGCCGTCGCCAAGGGGGAGGCGACGCACGGCATCCTGCCCATCGAGAACACCATCGGGGGCAGCATCCACCGCAACTACGACCTGCTCCTCGAGCACGAGCTGCCGATCGTCGCCGAGGTCAAGCAGCCCATCGTGCACCACCTGCTCGTCCGGGAGGGGACGCGCCTGGAGGACGTGCGCAAGGTCTATTCGCATCCGCAGGGGTTGGCGCAGTGCGAGCGCTTCCTGCGCACCCTCGATGGGGTGGAGATGGCGCCCACCTACGACACCGCCGGCAGCGCCAAGATGATCAAGGAGCAGGACCTCGACGGCTGCGCCGCCATCGCCTCCGAGCGGGCGGCCGAGGTGTTCGGGCTCACCATCCTCAGGACCGGCGTCCAGGACTTCGCGGACAACTGCACGCGGTTCCTGATCGTCAGCCGCGATCCGGCGCCGCTCGGCACGCCCGACAAGACCACTATCGTCTTCACGGTGTCCAACGGTCCGGGCGCGCTGTTCAAGGCGCTGAGCGTCTTCGCGCTGCGCGACATCGACCTGGCCAAGCTGGAATCGCGGCCGATTCCGGACAAGCCCTTCGAATACCTCTTCTACGCCGACGTCGCCGCGAACCGCAACGACCTGCGCTGCGCGAGGGCGCTGATGCACCTGGCCGAGTTCGCACCGTCGCTGCGGACGCTGGGGTCGTACCGGGCGTGGAGAGAGCCCGAGGCATAG
- a CDS encoding TetR/AcrR family transcriptional regulator, protein MSSSAGAACSAPTTTGRPSSRTAARCRSARSGSSRSLLHSHAVSTLPADSTATLATSESGAARRKRLPGTERRAQLIEVAISIFGQRGFRGATTRAIADAAGISEATIFRHFPSKEDLYIAAFRQRTGVGTEQFVTMLEDLADRREDEELLRAVGRAMLMGYQQDRDLHRMLMYAWLDQDESANRHMWEQVRKSPLFEFLERYIARRQAEGVFLQGDPMLLSGALLAAPVQHAIHTKLYRVGPDARDEEVVELYARFLLDGLRGAGSGTSSEPGVSN, encoded by the coding sequence ATCAGTTCTTCGGCGGGGGCGGCGTGTTCAGCCCCGACTACGACCGGCCGACCGTCATCCAGGACGGCCGCGCGCTGTCGTTCGGCACGCAGTGGCAGTTCTAGGAGCTTGCTACACTCTCATGCCGTGAGCACGTTACCTGCAGACTCCACCGCCACGCTCGCAACGAGTGAATCGGGTGCGGCACGCCGCAAGCGATTGCCCGGGACCGAGCGACGGGCGCAGCTCATCGAGGTCGCGATATCGATCTTTGGGCAGCGGGGCTTCCGCGGCGCCACCACCCGGGCCATCGCCGACGCCGCGGGGATCAGCGAGGCCACCATCTTCCGGCACTTCCCTTCGAAGGAAGATCTGTACATCGCCGCCTTCCGGCAGCGCACCGGCGTCGGCACGGAGCAGTTCGTCACCATGCTGGAGGACCTCGCCGACAGGCGCGAGGACGAAGAGCTGTTGCGGGCCGTTGGCAGGGCGATGCTCATGGGGTACCAGCAGGACCGTGACCTGCACCGCATGCTGATGTACGCGTGGCTCGACCAGGACGAGTCGGCCAACCGGCACATGTGGGAGCAGGTGCGGAAGTCCCCGCTCTTCGAGTTCCTGGAGCGGTACATCGCTCGCCGCCAGGCGGAAGGCGTTTTTCTGCAGGGTGACCCGATGCTGCTCTCCGGCGCGCTGCTGGCCGCGCCCGTACAGCACGCCATTCACACCAAGCTGTACCGCGTCGGCCCCGACGCACGCGACGAGGAAGTCGTCGAGCTCTACGCGCGGTTCCTGCTGGACGGGCTGCGCGGTGCGGGCTCGGGCACGTCGTCCGAACCGGGTGTCTCGAACTGA